In the genome of Actinomycetes bacterium, one region contains:
- the murF gene encoding UDP-N-acetylmuramoyl-tripeptide--D-alanyl-D-alanine ligase gives MIELTLAEVAAAVGGVLADVPDPDAVVTGPVTVDSRRVAPGGLFVAVAGAHHDGHDFAATAVASGAVAVLAARPVGVPAVVVGDVVAGLGRLAGTVRRRLPGLHVVGITGSSGKTSTKDLLAQLLERLGPTVAPPGNYNNEIGLPLTVLAADPTTRFLVLEMGARGLGHIRELTDIAVPDVGVVLNVGTAHVGEFGSQESIAVAKGELVEALPERGLAVLNADDPLVRPMAGRTAARVVRYGESDGADVRAVDVALDERGRPRFELISAAGRAVVAMRLVGEHQVSNALAAAAVALDAGAPLDVVAEALTEAEPRSRWRMEVVERPDGVTVVNDAYNANPESMRAALKALVALAGDRRSWAVLGEMGELGAEHIAAHDTIGRLAVRLNVDKLIVVGAGAKAMHLGAGMEGSWDDESVFVTDVEAAVALLREQLRPGDVVLVKASRAAGLERVAAALLADREDGAA, from the coding sequence GTGATCGAGCTGACGCTGGCCGAGGTCGCCGCCGCCGTCGGCGGGGTGCTAGCCGACGTCCCCGACCCGGATGCCGTGGTGACCGGTCCGGTGACCGTCGACTCGCGCCGGGTGGCGCCGGGTGGGCTGTTCGTCGCCGTGGCGGGGGCGCACCACGACGGGCACGACTTCGCCGCGACGGCCGTGGCCTCCGGCGCCGTCGCGGTGCTGGCCGCCCGCCCCGTAGGGGTGCCCGCGGTGGTCGTCGGCGACGTCGTGGCCGGGCTCGGCCGGCTGGCCGGGACGGTCCGTCGGAGGCTGCCCGGCCTGCACGTGGTGGGCATCACCGGGTCCTCCGGGAAGACGAGCACCAAGGACCTGCTGGCCCAGCTGCTCGAGCGGCTGGGACCGACGGTGGCCCCACCCGGCAACTACAACAACGAGATCGGGCTGCCGCTGACCGTGCTGGCCGCGGATCCGACCACCCGGTTCCTGGTGCTGGAGATGGGCGCCCGGGGGCTCGGCCACATCCGCGAGCTCACCGACATTGCCGTCCCGGACGTCGGAGTGGTGCTCAACGTCGGGACCGCGCACGTGGGGGAGTTCGGCTCCCAGGAGTCCATCGCGGTGGCCAAGGGCGAGCTCGTCGAGGCGCTGCCCGAGCGCGGCCTGGCCGTGCTCAACGCCGACGACCCGCTGGTGCGCCCGATGGCCGGGCGCACCGCGGCCCGGGTGGTCAGGTACGGGGAGTCGGACGGCGCCGATGTCCGGGCCGTCGACGTCGCGCTCGACGAGCGGGGCCGGCCGCGCTTCGAGCTGATCAGCGCCGCGGGGCGGGCCGTCGTGGCCATGCGGCTGGTGGGGGAGCACCAGGTGAGCAACGCGCTGGCCGCCGCCGCGGTCGCGCTCGACGCCGGCGCGCCACTGGACGTCGTGGCAGAGGCGCTCACCGAGGCCGAACCACGCAGCCGTTGGCGGATGGAGGTCGTGGAGCGCCCCGACGGCGTCACCGTGGTCAACGACGCCTACAACGCCAACCCCGAGTCGATGCGGGCCGCGCTGAAGGCGCTCGTGGCGCTGGCCGGCGACCGGCGGTCGTGGGCGGTGCTCGGCGAGATGGGTGAGCTGGGCGCCGAGCACATCGCGGCGCACGACACCATCGGCCGGCTCGCCGTCCGGCTCAACGTGGACAAGCTCATCGTCGTGGGCGCCGGGGCCAAGGCCATGCACCTGGGCGCCGGGATGGAGGGCTCCTGGGACGACGAGTCGGTGTTCGTCACCGATGTGGAAGCCGCTGTCGCGCTGCTGCGCGAGCAGCTGCGCCCCGGGGACGTCGTACTGGTCAAGGCCTCGCGGGCGGCCGGCCTGGAGCGGGTGGCCGCGGCGCTGCTCGCCGACCGGGAGGACGGCGCCGCATGA
- the mraY gene encoding phospho-N-acetylmuramoyl-pentapeptide-transferase, which translates to MRLILISTAVGLLIGLFGTPLLIRTLRKHGYAQAIRATEEGYPDHEAKRGTPSMGGLTIVVGGVLGYLTAHLYALEPPSASGVLVLFLMVGLATVGFADDYIKIFKQRSTGLRARTKLVGQAVVSVAFALAAVQFQDDRGVSPASQAVSFVRDSPWVLPLGVFVVWVYVMVAGTSNGVNLADGLDGLATGASTMVLGSFVVINIWQYTHACSDQIAPKCYEVRDPLDLAVIAAALVGACFGFLWWNASPAQIFMGDTGSLALGGALAGLAIMSRTELLLVLLGGLFVIISFSVILQVASFKLTGRRIFLMAPLQHHFELKGWGEVTIVIRFWIIAGLAAGLGLGIFYSEWVSGGLVG; encoded by the coding sequence ATGAGGCTGATCCTGATCTCGACGGCGGTCGGGCTGCTCATCGGCCTGTTCGGCACGCCGCTGCTCATCCGCACCCTGCGCAAGCACGGCTACGCCCAAGCGATCCGGGCCACCGAGGAGGGCTACCCCGACCACGAGGCCAAACGCGGCACGCCGTCCATGGGCGGCCTCACCATCGTGGTGGGCGGGGTGCTCGGCTACCTGACCGCCCACCTGTACGCGCTCGAGCCGCCGAGCGCCTCCGGCGTGCTCGTGCTGTTCCTCATGGTCGGGCTGGCCACGGTCGGCTTCGCCGACGACTACATCAAGATCTTCAAGCAGCGCAGCACCGGCCTGCGGGCCCGGACGAAGCTGGTCGGCCAGGCGGTCGTCTCGGTCGCCTTCGCCCTCGCCGCGGTCCAATTCCAGGACGACCGAGGGGTGTCACCGGCGTCCCAGGCGGTCTCCTTCGTGAGGGACAGCCCCTGGGTGCTGCCCCTGGGCGTGTTCGTGGTGTGGGTCTACGTCATGGTGGCCGGCACCTCGAACGGGGTGAACCTCGCGGACGGGCTGGACGGCCTGGCCACCGGCGCGTCGACGATGGTGCTCGGCTCCTTCGTGGTCATCAACATCTGGCAGTACACGCACGCCTGCTCCGACCAGATCGCCCCCAAGTGCTACGAGGTGCGCGACCCGCTCGACCTCGCGGTCATCGCGGCCGCGCTGGTGGGGGCCTGCTTCGGGTTCTTGTGGTGGAACGCGTCACCGGCCCAGATCTTCATGGGGGACACCGGTTCGCTGGCTCTCGGCGGGGCGCTGGCCGGGCTGGCCATCATGTCCCGCACCGAGCTGCTGCTGGTCTTGCTCGGCGGCCTGTTCGTGATCATCTCCTTCTCGGTGATCCTGCAGGTGGCCTCCTTCAAGCTGACCGGACGCCGGATCTTCCTGATGGCGCCGCTGCAGCACCACTTCGAGCTGAAGGGCTGGGGCGAGGTGACCATCGTGATCCGGTTCTGGATCATCGCGGGGCTGGCGGCCGGGCTGGGGCTGGGCATCTTCTACTCGGAGTGGGTCAGCGGAGGGCTGGTCGGGTGA